The following nucleotide sequence is from Deltaproteobacteria bacterium.
CGCCAAGGTCCATCAGTTTTCGGATCAGGTCTCCCAGTTTGATGCTCATCCTTTTGGCCAGTTCACTGACGGTGACATTCCCCTCGACACGGATGACCCGCTTGGTCGCTCTGGGGGTGGTGATTTCTGTTTTTTTAAAACTCTTTCTGGCTAAAATCTTTTTCTTTTTGGAACTGCGCGTTGGTTGAAAGACCCGTTCTAATTTTTCCGGTTCAATTTTGGCATCCAACGTCTCTGTAGGGGCAACAATCTCCGGATCGGCCACAAGGGCCAGCTTTTTTAAGCCCCCGGATCTTTCGATCATCTCCATATCCAGTTCGGCCTTGGTTTTCTTCCGGGCTACTTTCTTGATCTTGGCTTTCTCTTCGACGAGGGCTGGTCCAACCAACGGTTTGAGTAAGGGAGAGGCCCCTTTCTGCCCCTCTTTGGCTGGCGATGAAACCGCCTCCGCCTTGGAAGGCTCGGGTGAATCACCCTTGGGTGAACCACCCTTGGCAGAAGTCTCTTTGTCCGGAGCGACAGTTTTTGTCTCCGCAGGCGGGGGAGCCGCCGGCACCTCGACCACCGTCACCCGGCGCCGGATGACGGTCGATTTGACCCGCTTTTCGTTGAGAACTTCTTTTGTTTCCATTTTTCCTTTTAAACTTTCTCCTCTCCCTCCTGACTTGTCAAGGGAGCTGTCCCTTCACCGGCCTCAGGCAAAGGGGCCGCCTCTGCCGGAGCCGGTGTTACCGGAACCGGTATTACCGGAACCGGGGCTGGCTCTTCTTCCTCCTCAACAATCAACCCCTGTTTTTTCTTTTCAACATATTCTTTGGCTGCCTTCTGGATCTCTTCAAGCCGATTTTTTGAAAAACCGGGGATTCGTTCCAACTCTTCAAAAGTTGAGTTCGCAATCTGCTCCGGTGTCCGAAACGCCTGCGAATAGAGGATCGTCGAAACCCCCTCATCCACACCCAACCCCTTGACCAGAATTCTCTTGGCCCGCTTGGCCATCTCATCCAACTTAGTCTCGCTGTAGATATCAATATTCCAGCCGACCAACTCGGCCGCCAGCCGGACATTTTGTCCCTTTTTGCCGATCGCGAGCGACAGTTGATCATCCGGCACAACCACCTCCATGCAACGATCCTTTTCCCGGACAATCACCCGGCTCACCTCGGCAGGGGCAATCGCATTACAGACGAACTTTGCCGAGTCCGGATCCCAGGAAACGATGTCGATCTTTTCGCCCCGGAGCTCCTGGACCACACTCTGAACCCGGGATCCCTTCATCCCAACACAGGCCCCGACCGGATCGACGTCATGGTCCTTGGAATAAACCGCGATCTTGGAACGGGCCCCCGGTTCCCTCGCCGCCTTTTTGATCTCAACAATCTTCTCGGCAATCTCAGGGACCTCCATCTCAAAAAGTTTCATCAAGAGGCCGTTAGATCGACGGGAAAGGATCACCTGCGGGCCGCGTGAAGAGCGGTCGATCGCTAGAAAATAGACCTGGATTCTGTCATTCGGCTTGAAATTTTCGCTCCGCACCTGTTCCTTGACCGGAACAATCGCCTCGGTCCGGCCAAGGTCAACGATCAGATTCCCCTTCTCCACCCGGCGGACAATGCCGGTGATCAATTCACCGACACGATCCTTGTATTCATTATAGACAATGTCCCGTTCCGCATCCCGAATTTTCTGAATGATCACCTGTTTGGCCGTCTGCGCGGCAATGCGGCCCAGAAACTTGTTGTCCAGTTTTTCACCGATGGAATCCCCAACTTGGGCCTCCGGATCGAGTTTATGCGCCTCTCCCATGGTGATCTCAGTCAATTCGTTTTTGACCTCTTCGACAACCGTCCGGAACTGGAAGATCTCAACCTCTGCCGTTTCCTCATT
It contains:
- the nusA gene encoding transcription termination/antitermination protein NusA, translating into MFQDLTKVMEQVSKDKGIPKATLIEAIESAMLTAARKKYGQVREIEARYNEETAEVEIFQFRTVVEEVKNELTEITMGEAHKLDPEAQVGDSIGEKLDNKFLGRIAAQTAKQVIIQKIRDAERDIVYNEYKDRVGELITGIVRRVEKGNLIVDLGRTEAIVPVKEQVRSENFKPNDRIQVYFLAIDRSSRGPQVILSRRSNGLLMKLFEMEVPEIAEKIVEIKKAAREPGARSKIAVYSKDHDVDPVGACVGMKGSRVQSVVQELRGEKIDIVSWDPDSAKFVCNAIAPAEVSRVIVREKDRCMEVVVPDDQLSLAIGKKGQNVRLAAELVGWNIDIYSETKLDEMAKRAKRILVKGLGVDEGVSTILYSQAFRTPEQIANSTFEELERIPGFSKNRLEEIQKAAKEYVEKKKQGLIVEEEEEPAPVPVIPVPVTPAPAEAAPLPEAGEGTAPLTSQEGEEKV